In the Larimichthys crocea isolate SSNF chromosome XXI, L_crocea_2.0, whole genome shotgun sequence genome, one interval contains:
- the zgc:77752 gene encoding protein tyrosine phosphatase domain-containing protein 1, with product MMPTLTSHLPVPRPSYTQARENLVKAIPPKLLCLLACGGIDCRYEGPECWKLNQQVIRGLFSSWVTDDIIAMARPSNHLIEKYNIIEQFRRLNVKSVINMQLPGEHAHCGPALDPESGFTYSPQIFMENDIYFYNFGMPDFGVSSLGRIIDGVKVLAFAVREGRVAIHCHAGLGRTGVLIACYLIYTLRISPSEAVHYVRIKRPRSIQTRSQISQVFDFARLLGTQLVQYPDLSLRHGTPFTLQHYLNRQALLLHGQEARTLRHTPKVVYLLCVRLSCLALGLPAPPEVIAELDKRSALKTLSRTVRETLVAKQYLPLMRDSYKSSWGDSGSVSSWDEPLGFLERKRDVLLDKRSYSDSDLSKIIDLELSPYCTSALGNERHWCVQDLIRPNLRPVSPILATLSPDYHTTEKESISNTGTSNNCAKRSKCTSKKALSKYSSNTELCRNPNNPGPTSVARAVAKAMSDQGPPEETILQRSALLQEELNSSDCGWALLVTESDPHVLSCLLWTWLDKLRDPVLSPEDLDRFSWANNRKPLNVLKKPQRHTIYCLLSCVSTVTSLCPHREDAVLQRLMRSLTRRPQEEMGSLATLMKVMRASLRETLHNYRYLRRACSTNATL from the exons ATGATGCCGACATTGACCTCACACTTACCGGTACCAAGGCCTTCCTACACCCAGGCCAGGGAGAACCTAGTGAAGGCGATCCCACCTAAGCTCCTCTGCCTGCTCGCCTGTGGAGGAATAGACTGTCGCTATGAAGGACCAGAGTGCTGGAAATTAAATCAACAGGTCATTCGAGGCCTTTTCTCCTCCTG GGTAACCGATGACATTATTGCCATGGCACGACCATCTAATCATCTAATTGAGAAATACAACATCATAGAACAATTTCGAAG GTTGAACGTCAAATCGGTCATCAACATGCAGCTTCCAGGAGAGCATGCTCATTGTGGACCGGCCCTAGACCCTGAAAGTGGTTTCACATACTCTCCACAGATCTTTATGGAGAATGACA TTTACTTTTACAACTTTGGGATGCCAGATTTTGGTGTGTCCTCTCTCGGTCGTATAATTGATGGGGTGAAGGTTTTGGCCTTTGCAGTGAGGGAAGGAAGAGTGGCTATACACTGCCATGCAGGCCTGGGCAGGACAG GGGTGCTGATTGCCTGTTACTTGATCTACACGTTGCGCATCAGCCCCAGTGAGGCTGTCCACTACGTGCGGATTAAACGGCCTCGTTCTATCCAAACCCGATCACAGATCAGCCAGGTGTTTGACTTTGCTCGACTGCTTGGTACACAGCTGGTCCAATACCCAGACCTCAGCCTGCGGCATGGAACTCCTTTCACGTTGCAGCACTACCTAAACCGGCAGGCACTACTACTGCATGGCCAGGAGGCACGCACCCTCAGACATACACCTAAG GTGGTATACCtcctgtgtgtgcgtctctCCTGCTTAGCTCTGGGTCTCCCTGCTCCACCAGAGGTCATCGCTGAGCTGGATAAGAGGTCAGCACTGAAGACCCTGAGCAGGACTGTGAGGGAGACCCTGGTGGCTAAACAGTACTTGCCCTTAATGAGGGATAGTTACAAGAGCTCGTGGGGGGACTCTGGGTCAGTATCCTCCTGGGACGAGCCACTGGGATTCTTGGAAAGGAAGAGAGACGTGCTGCTGGACAAACGCAGCTATAGCGACTCTGACCTCAGCAAGATCATA GATCTGGAGTTGAGTCCATACTGCACCTCAGCACTTGGAAATGAGAGACACTGGTGTGTGCAGGATCTGATACGACCCAATCTGAGACCAGTTAGCCCAATCCTTGCCACACTTTCACCAGACTACCACACAACCGAAAAGGAATCAATATCTAACACGGGAACAAGCAACAACTGTGCTAAAAGGTCTAAGTGCACAAGTAAAAAGGCACTTTCCAAATACAGCTCCAACACTGAG TTGTGCAGAAATCCAAATAATCCAGGCCCAACCTCAGTCGCCCGTGCTGTAGCTAAGGCAATGTCAGACCAAGGTCCTCCAGAAGAGACCATTCTGCAAAGATCGGCTCTGctgcag GAGGAACTAAACAGTAGTGACTGTGGCTGGGCTCTGCTGGTCACCGAGTCAGATCCCCATGTTCTCAGCTGTTTGTTATGGACCTGGCTGGACAAGTTAAGG GACCCCGTTCTGAGTCCAGAGGATCTAGACAGGTTCAGTTGGGCAAACAACAGGAAACCTCTCAATGTGCTCAAGAAG CCACAGAGACACACCATCTATTGTCTACTGAGCTGTGTGAGCACGGTGACCAGCCTGTGTCCACACAGAGAGGATGCAGTGCTGCAACGACTGATGCGGTCACTTACAAGG CGCCCCCAAGAGGAAATGGGAAGCCTTGCAACTTTAATGAAAGTCATGAGGGCGAGTTTGAGAGAAACCCTCCACAACTACAGATACCTCAGGAGGGCCTGCAGCACCAATGCTACACTTTGA